In Psychrilyobacter piezotolerans, the sequence GGAAATAAATATTTTAGTGTGGAGAAAAAATTTAAAATGAGGTATCACCTTGCAGGGGTCTACGCATCCAACCTGATAATCCCAATGATTCACAGGGGAATAGATAACCTTCAAAGGTGTGGATTTTCAGAAGAAGAGGCAAAAAACATCCTCCTCCCCCTGGTTGAAAAAACTGTTGAAAATATAGGAAAAAAAGGGATAAAAGATTCAGTTACAGGCCCCCTCCAAAGGGGTGATCTAAATACATTGAAGGGGCATTTAAACTCTCAGGAAAGATGGGAACGGGATCTCTATCTGGCAGGTTCCAGGGAACTCCTGAAAATTGTTGGGGGAAATAAAGAAATAGAAGGCATATTGGAGGAGAAAAGATGAAAAATACAGTAGTAACATTTATTAATTCTAAAAAAAAGGGGCAGAAACTTTCCATGCTCACAGCATACGATTATACCATGGCAAAAATTATAGACGGAACGGAGATCAACGGAATACTGGTAGGGGATTCTCTGGGAATGGTGACTCTAGGATATGATTCCACTCTGGCAGTGACAGTAGAAGACATGATCCATCATGGCAGAGCAGTGGTCAGAGGAGTGAAAAACACCCTGGTGGTAGTAGATATGCCATTTATGTCCTACCACAACACCCTGGCAGAAGCAGTGGATAATGCAGGAAGGATAATAAAACAAACACAAGCCCATGCTGTTAAAGTGGAAGGGGGCAGGGAAATTTTAGATAAGGTAAAGGGTCTTATAAAGGCTCAAATACCAGTAATGGGCCACCTGGGACTGACACCGCAATCCCTGAATATCATGGGAGGATTCAAGGTACAGGGAAAGAGCGAGGAGGCCGCAAAAAAAATAATAGAAGATGCCAAACTTTTAGAGGAGGCAGGGGTATTTGCAATAGTCCTTGAATGTATCCCTGAAAAACTAGCTGATCTTGTGAGTAAAAGTATATCTATTCCTACCATAGGAATCGGTTCAGGGGGAGGATGTGACGGACAGATCTTGGTATATCAGGATATGCTCAATATGGATGAGGATTTTAAACCAAAATTTGTTAAAACTTTTGCAGATGCAGGACTG encodes:
- the panB gene encoding 3-methyl-2-oxobutanoate hydroxymethyltransferase, with the translated sequence MKNTVVTFINSKKKGQKLSMLTAYDYTMAKIIDGTEINGILVGDSLGMVTLGYDSTLAVTVEDMIHHGRAVVRGVKNTLVVVDMPFMSYHNTLAEAVDNAGRIIKQTQAHAVKVEGGREILDKVKGLIKAQIPVMGHLGLTPQSLNIMGGFKVQGKSEEAAKKIIEDAKLLEEAGVFAIVLECIPEKLADLVSKSISIPTIGIGSGGGCDGQILVYQDMLNMDEDFKPKFVKTFADAGLVIKEGIKKYTDQVRDGEFPAAEHTFTMKDEVLEKLY